DNA sequence from the Candidatus Hydrogenedentota bacterium genome:
CTTCGGCGGAATCGATCTAGAGCAACTCAAGTTTGAGCACGCCGTCTGCTTCGTGCTCGTGCTCGTGAGTCGTTATCTTACTCGCACTCGATACTCGAAAAGATCGAGTACGATGACGCCAAGGAGCACGGGCACGCGGTGCGGTCGTCCTTGAAACGCTCTAAAGTACGCGCCGCATTCGAATCAATGTATTGCGGTGGACTTCACGGGCGGTAACGCGAGAACGCTTCCGAGACTGTGCGAGGCCTCGGGGACCTGGCCCGCGTGGGTGGATGCGGGTGCGTCGAGCACAGGTGCATGGGTTGGTTCGGCGCTTGGCAATCCCTCGGCCGCGGTGGGGGCGTCCGCGTGCGTGGCGCCATCCCGCGAATGCGCGGTGTCGGCGTGATCGGAAGCGGCTGGTTCTGCGGGACCGGTGGATGGTTCGGCGTGCGGCCCGGCTGCTGCCGTATTGGAGTGGGCGGCGCCGGTTTCCCCGCCGGTGGCGGGAACGTCCGTTTGTCCGGTGACACTGTCTGACGCGGGGTCCGCGTCGAGCGCGGCAACGTCTTGCTCGGGTTCGTCGGAGATTGTGCTGCCGAGCATGGCGTCGAGCGCGTTCTCGTCGTAGATCACGAAATCGACGCGCCGGTTTTTCGATCGGCCCTCGGGGGTGTCGTTCGTTGCGACGGGGCGATACTCGCCGTAGCCACTGGCGGAGAACATATCGGGCGGCAGTCCGGCCGCGTCGGTCAGCGCCATGATGACGTTTACGGCGCGGGCGGTGGAAAGCTCGAAGTTGTTCTTGTACGTACCGCTGATGGGGACGTTGTCGGTGTGGCCTTCGACGTGGATGTTGTAGTCGCGCGCGCCGAGGACTTCCGCGACGGGCTTGAGGAGTTCGACGGCCGCGGGCGTGAGCTCGGCGCTACCGGGATCGAAGAGCAGCGAGTCGGACAACTCCATGACGAGCTTGGGGCCCTTGGGGTCGACTTTCGTGGTGACGGATTCGGAGAGACCGCGCTTCGCCATAAGCGCATCGAGATCGTTCTTGAGCGCTTTGATGCGGCGCGTGCGCACGTCGCCTTCCGAACCTTTGTTGCGCGTGCCGTGGCGGGCGTCGCCGTCGGCCTTGTTCGGCAGGATCGAATTGCCCGAGATTGGTTGGCCGCCGGTTCCGACGGAACTCAGCGCCGGCTTTCCGAATACGTGAGACAAGCCGGACGCCAGGGCCTTAAACTTCTCAGCGTCAGTGCGGGACATCGAGTACATGACGACGAAAAACACCATGAGGAGCGTAATCAGGTCGGCGTAGGTGATGAGCCAGCGTTCGTCGTTCTCGTGCTCTTCATGCGCCTTCTTCATTTCCATGCCGAGTCGTTTCCTTGTGCGTCCGATGGGCCGAACCGGGATTCGGCTTCAGTTCTAGGCGGCTTTCGCATCGCCTTTGCCGTGGCCGGTGAAGAACGACATAAGTTTTTGCTTGACGATGTGCGGGCTATCGCCGCCGTAGAGCGACAAGACGCCTTCGACGATCATGGTGCGGCTCATCGCTTCTTCTTTGGCGATCGTGCCGAATTTCTTGGCGATTGGCAGGAAGATGAGGTTTGCAAACGATACGCCGTAGAAGGTCGCGATGAACGCCATAGCGATCGATGGACCCAGCGAGTCGGGATTGGACAGGTTTCCGAGCACGTGGATAAGGCCCATGACGGTACCGATAATCCCCATCGTCGGCGCAAATCCGCCCGCGGTTTTGAAAACGTCGGCTGACGTTTTGATGCCCTCCTCCTCGACGTAGATTTCCGTCATCATGATTTGCTTCACCAGTTCGGGATTGGTACCGTCGATCACCAAGCGAAGGCCGCGCCGCAGGAACGGGTGATCGACTTTCAGTTTTTGGTTTTCAAGGGCGAGAATCCCTTCTTTGCGCGCGATGGTGGCGAGTTGCACGAACATATCGGTGATCGCGCGCGGCTCGATCCCCGGTTTGCGAATCAGCAACCCGAGCTTCTTGACGACGTCGATCATTTGATGGAGCGTATAGCCTGTGCTTGTGGCGCCCAAGGTCCCGCCGGCGATGATCATGAGTGCGGAGGGGGCGAAGAGTGCGGAAAGATGGGTGCCTTCCAACACGGCGCCGACCAGGATGGCGCTAATGCCCAGTACCAATCCGATGATTGTTAACGGTTCCATGTGCGCACGTCTCCTTTGTGCATACGGCCAGCGACACGCTGTTGTTGGGTCTCAGCGCCTGTGTCGATTTTATCAGAGCGCGTCAATAATTTCCACACATTTGTTCTTGCTGTTAAGTGTAGTTTCTACAGGTAGTTACGAATAGTCATGCGGGATTTGCGGAGCTAATTTGGGTAGAAAAGATGGAGAAATGCACAGATGTCATCCCCGTATATATCGACTGAAATTCAAGAAAATCTTTTCATAGTATCGCTCAAACGGGCTGAAAAGCGCAATGCGCTAACTTTCGACATGGTGATTGCGTTGGGCGAGTCGGTCGCAGAGGTGGATAAGTTCCCCGGTCTGCGCGCGGTCATCGTGCGCGGGGAGGGGCCGATTTTTTCGGCGGGTGTGGACATCGCGTCCCTGGTGCAGATGCGTGTGGAGGCGGGAGAGGCGAACGCCGCGCGCTGGCTTCGGCGCGGCGCGGATCGTTTGCAGTACGCCCTTCACCAGATCGAATCGACGGAGTTGCCGGTGATCGGCGCGTTGCACGGCCAGGTGATCGGGCTCGGGCTCGAGGTGGCGCTGGCGTTCGACTTGCGCGTGTGCGCGCCGGGGTGCCTGTTCAGTATTCCGGAAGCGCGGATGGGCTTGGTGGCGGACGTGGGCGGGACGACGCGGTTGAGCAGGACGATTGGGCCGTCGCGAGCAAAGGACATGTTGATGACCGCGCGCGCGATTGGCGCGGAGGAAGCGTTGCAGTGGGGATTGGTGAACCGCGTCGCCGAAGACGGCGACGCGTTCGCGGGAGCGGTGGCGCTTGCGAACGAGATTGCGAAGAATGCTCCGCTTGCGGTAGGCATGGCCAAGCGCATCGTCGATCAGGGCGACGGCCTGGACAAACATTCGCAGATGGTCATCGAGCGTTGGGCGCAGAGCCAACTGATTACGACGGACGACGTGACTGAGGCGGCGGCGGCATTTTTTGAGAAACGGGTGCCGGAGTTTAAGGGGAAATAAGCGGGCCGCGCGGTTGGGAAGAATGGGAGCATTGCGAGTGATGGGAGCAATGGGGCGGGGCGGCGAGCAGACGTCAAATGAATTGAGATGTCTTGTATCGGCTGGGCGAGGAAATAATTTCACACGGCATGCGTCCTGAACTGTTTCAACTTTATGGTGTGCCGGTTTACGCGTACCGCACGTTGCTGGCGATGGCGTTCGTGGTGTGCACGTTGTTGACGGTGCGCGCGAGCAGGAGACGGCCGGGCGGGATCGAGTTGTCGCCGATCATCGGGATTTGGGCGATGCTGGGATCGCTGGTGGGGGCGCACGCGTTCTACATCGTGCAATACGGAAACGCGCGCGATCTATGGCGCGCGTTTTTCGTGTGGGAAGGCGGACTTGTATTTTACGGCGGACTGATTGGCGGGCTGGGAGCGGCGGGGGCGTATCTCGCGATCGTCAAGGTCCCGTTTTTGAATGCGGCGGACAGCGCGGCACCGTACCTTGCGTTGGGCGAATCGATCACGCGGATTGGATGTCTTTTGAACGGGTGCTGCTGGGGCGCTGCGTGTCATTTGCCGTGGGCGATCACATTTCCGGCGCACAGTCCGGCCTTTGACGCCCAGGTGGCTGCGGGCCAACTTGCGAGCACGGCGGAGCATGCGCTGCCGGTGCACCCGACGCAACTCTACATGCTCTTCGGTCTTGTTGCAGTGGCGATCGTGTTGGTGCGCGCGCTGGTTCGTGAGCGGCCCGCGGGTGTGGTATTCTTCGGGTACGTACTTTTGTATGGCGTGCTGCGGTTTCTCGTCGAATTGGTGCGCGGCGACAGCGCTCGATCGGTAGCGGGGCTGACGGTGTCCGGCGCGATAAGCGCCGCCTTCGTGGCACTGGGTATCGCCGCGTGCACGTATCTTATGCGCAGGCCAAGGAGTTTGCCTGAATGAACCGGTTGGCAGGTATTGCCGTGCTTATGTTGATTCCGCGGCTGCTCGCGGCGCAACCGCTCGACATTTCGAAATTTGTCGGCGACGACTGGTACGGGCTGTACTTGAACGGCCAGAAGTCCGGCTACATGGTGAGTTCGGTGAAGCAGGAAGCGGACGGCACGATCGTTGTGGTGGAAGACGCGCAGTTCAAGATGCTGATGCAGAACGTGCCACAGGACCTGCGCACGTTTTCCAAGCATACGTACGCGGCGGACGGCGCGCTGCTGCGGTTCGAGCAGGTCGTGCAGGACAGCAAGGGCAAGGCCGTTTTCGAGGGCGTCGTCGAACCGAGCGGTCTTAAACTGCAATCGACGGTGAGCGGCGAAACGAAGGTAGACACGTTGCCGGCGCCGAAGGAGACGTTGCGCGACGCGATGAAGCAGTCGATGCTGGCGAACCCGGGGGCGAAGGTGGGCGACAAGATTGCGTTCACGTACTTCGAGCCGTTGATGGGAGCGGAAGACGAGGGGCGGTGCGAGATCGTTGCGGAAGAGACGCGTGTACTCGAGGGGGCGCCGACGAAGGTCTTCAAGATCGAGACGCACCTGGCGTTCACGGGTTTGAACACCATATCGTACGTGACGGAAAACGGGGCGCTGCTCGAGGACATCATCGCCGGGCTCATTACGATGCGGCTCGAACCGGAATTGGTGGCGAAGGACGTTAATTACGTCAACGACGTGTTGGTATCGAATGCCGCGTACGTCAACGAACCGATCGAGGACCCACGCGGGAGGGACTCGCTGCGGTTGTCGATTAAAGGTCCGCTGACTTCGGCGCATCTGTTTAACGACGAGCGCCAATTCCTGGCGCAGAAGGGCGATCGCTTCGAGTTCACGGCAAGGGCGATATCGTTGGCGGGGTTCACGTCCGCGCAACTGCCCATCACCGAGGAAAGCACGGCGGAATGGCTGAAGCCGACGCGTTTCGTGCAGAGTGACGATTCCCGGATCGTTGCGAAGGCGAAGGAAATCGTCGGCGACGAGAAGGACTCGATGAAGGCGGCGGAGAAGCTTTGCGCGTGGGTGTATGGAAATGTGCGCACGTCGTTTTCCGCTCGGCTGACCAACGCACTGGAGGTGTTGGACAGCCTTGAGGGGGACTGCACCGAACACAGCGTGTTGTTCGTAGCGCTGGCGCGCGCGGCGGGGTTGCCCGCGCGGGAAGTTGCGGGCCTTATCTACATGGACGGCGCGAAGCCGGGGTTCTACTTTCACGAGTGGGCCAAAGTATGGGTCGGCAAATGGATCGACATGGACCCGACTTGGAACCAGCCGCTGGCGGACGTAACGCACATCAAGCTCGGCGAGGGGGACATTTTTCAGCAGGCGCAGTTGATACCAATCATCGGAAAAATCCAGGTGGAAGTGGTGGAAGATGGGAACGCGGGGTAGCGTCGCCGCGCGGGAAGCCGGGAAATCAGCGGAATGGTACGGAACGGTTTCATTTCGGTCTTAGTTGTGGTTGGCATTGTCGCGGGGTGCGCGACGGGCCCGATGGCGGCGCTGCCCAAACATGCGCCGGTGGACCGCGCGGAATTGGATCGTAACGTGGATGCGGTGCTCGCGTACGTCAGCGGATCGTCCGGCGCGGCGCCGGACGGACTGCTTGCGCCCGCGCCGCGGGACAAATCGGACAAGGTCGATGAGCACGATCCGATGACGGCGGCGGAGTGCATGCGTGAACATTGCGCCGAGGTCGCCGCGTTGAAGTCGCAGGGCGTGCTTGGCGAAGACAACCGGGGTTATCTGGAATTGCGCAATACCGATCTCTTTGCAACGCCGGCGGACAAGAACGCAGTGCAGAAGGCGATGGCTGTCGAGAACGATTGCCGTAAGACGCTGTACCGCGGGATTGCCCGCGCGGGCGAGGAGAAGGGGCTTACCCTGACACGTGTGGAGCGCGCGTTTGCCGCGCGGCGTCTGGCGAAGGCCACTTCCGGCGCGGTCGTACAGGCGCCGTCGAACGACGACGAATATGCGCTGTTCCAGGAATCCGCACTCGGCAAACAATTGGGTGCGGCGGTCAAACCAGGCGAGTGGATTACGCTGCCGTAAGCCGGCGCGTTGCCCTTACACGATGAACCCCGCATAATTACGCGATGTCCACCGAAGCCGGCGAGACCCCGACGAAACCGCCGCGCGGCCCCATGTCGAGATGGGCGGCTGTGCGGTTTGTCGTGACGTTTCTCGTGTTGACTGCGTTGCTGCTAACGGCGGGCCGCTACGCGATCAATACATCCGCGATGAATTGGTACCTGTTTCAGGTTGCGCGTCAGGCCTCGTTCGTTCTCGGGGTCGTTGGCACGTCCAGTTCGGTTGAAACGCCGTCGGCGTATGACGGGCGCGCGGAACAAATGCGCGCGGAGATGGACGCGTGGCGACGCGGCGAGGACCCGACGCCCGGAGCACGGGGCGGCGCGGCCACTCCTCTTAGTGCGTACGAAGCGTGGTCGCACCGCGCGTTGCGTCTCGGCCACGATCTGCGCACGGAACGACGCTATCTTGCGCTGACCGATCCGCTTCCCGCCGCTGCGGGCGCCGTAACGTTCGAGCGCGTTGCACAAGTCCGCGCGAGCTACGATCGTCTGCGGGCGTCGACCACGCGCGGCGGCGGGCCGATGGCCATGCAGGTGGCGCCCGACAGCGTGAAGCAATCCATCGCGAGCGTCGGCCCGCTCGTTGACGCGCTGGCGCGGAATGCGCAATCGGGGGGCGTCGTGCAGGACGCCACGGTTATGGAAGTGGAATCCTACGTTGAACAGGCGCGGACAGAGCAGCGCGAGTTCCTGAGCGAACGAGTCGCCCGCATCACCACGCAGATTCAAGACCGGCTCGGTCCGCAGGTGTCGTTTGTGGCGCGGTCGAGCGAAACGCCGCCGCCGCGGTTCACGTTTAGCCTGGTGCCGGATTGCGGCGCATTGCCGTCGATGTCGATTTTTCTCGCCGCGCTGATTGCATTTCCCGCGCCGTTGCGCAAGCGTATCCTTGGTCTGATTGCCGGCGTGCCGATCCTCTACGGAATCAATCTCGCCCGGTTGGTTTGTCTTGCGGTGATTGGCGCGTACTGGAGCGACGACCCGGGCGTGTTCGAGTTCGCGCACCAGTACGTGTGGCAATCGATTTACGTGTTGATCGTGGTCGGGGTGTGGCTGTTGTGGGTCGAGCTCATTGTGCGGCCGGGTACGTCATGGCGGACGAATCCCACGTCCGCCGCGTAGCGCTCTTTGCGCTGCGGCTTGTGTGCATCACGCCGTTCGTATTGGCGCTGTGGTGGCTGTCGATGCCGGTGTATTCGTGGGGGATCGGACAAGCAGCGGCGCTGCTGCTAAAAGTTTTTGGCGGGTATCCGATCAAGGGCGTGATCATCAGCGCGCACGGGCTGCTCAACACCGATACGACGCTGGGGTTCGCGCTGGACAATCGCACGCCGACGACGCCGGTGTCGTGGGTGGTCACGAACGTGGCCGTGTTCATCGCGTTGGTGTTGGCGACGCGCCGGCTGACATGGAGACAACGCGCAACGGCACTTGGCATCGGCTGGGCCATCCTCGCGATTACGCACATCGCACACATCGTGGTGTTCTTTGCGTTTTCCAAAGTTATTGCGCGCAATCCGCAGGCGCCGACGGCAATTGCGCAAATCTTCATCACGCTGCCATTCTTGCTGTGGGTAGTGTTGGCGTATTGGAAGGGACCCGCCGCGGGGACGAATGGAGCGGCGAACGACGGCCCCCCCGCCCCCTCTCCCCCACTTGACGCGCATGAGAAACGGGCGCATGATTAGCGACGGGATGTAAAGCCATTCGGTCTCTCGCTGCACGGGAGGGACACGAAATGTGCTGTCATTGCATCAACCGCCGCGAATTCATGGGCGCATCCGCCTCGATGGCCGTGGGGGCGGCGGGCCTGCTTCACCTCGCAATCGCCGAACCGGTACATGCGCCATTCTCGTCGCTGGAATGGGACCCGGCCAAACCGTTTTTGTCGATCGGCAAATCGCTGCGCGTCCAGCCCGTATTGATGTATCGGCTGCCGACGCACAAGGAAATGTCTTCGTGGAAATCGTGGGGCGGCGTGCAAACCGAGGATGCCGCGCGCGATGAGGCGCAGCGGATCGCGAAGGAACTCGACGATCTCGCCAAGCGGGCGCCGTTCCCGATGACAATTCAACCGGTGGTGCACGTGACGACACCGGAGGAAGCGAGTGCCTCGGCATCGCTAGCCGCAGACGCCACGATTATCTATCCTGCAACGGGATCCGGGACGATGTTGACGGCGTGCGTGCCGGAGCGGGGCGCGATTGTTTTTGTGAGGCACAGGTCGGGTCCCGTCTATTACTGGTACGAGGCGCTGAGCACGCGTTATTTGAAGATGGCGAACGATACGGAGCCGAGCGAAAAGCGGTTGCATGTGGAAGATGTCGTCGTCGATGAGATGGACGAATTGTTGTGGCGGCTTCGCGCGCTGTACGCCGTCGCGAACTTCAAGGGCACGCGAATCGTCGCGCTTGGCGGGCCGATGGGCAAGTACGCGGGCGATGCGCCGCAAGTGGCGCGGGAGAAGTTCGGGTTCGACATCGTCGAGGTGTCATATGACGATTTGGGCAAGCGCATCGAATCGGCGATGAAGGATCCGTCGGTGTTGCAACGGGCCGAGGAGTGGACGCAGGCGTATCTCGATTTGCCGGGCACGTCGCTAGAGACTGATCGCTCGTTTGTGACGAATGCGTTTGTTCTGTACGGGTTGTTCAAACAGATCATGGCGGAGCACGAAACGCACTGCTTCACCATCAAGGATTGCATGTCGACAATCATGCCGATGTCGAAGACGACTGCGTGCCTAACGCTTGAGATATTGAACGACGAAGGGTACGGCGCGTTTTGCGAGTCGGATTTCGTGGTGGTGCCCGCGGGCGTATTGTTGCGGCATCTGACGAACCAGCCGGTGTTCATGCACAATTCGACGTTTCCGCATCAGGCCATGGTGACGTGCGCGCATTGTACAGGGCCGCGGCGCATGAACGCGGACCGCTACGAGCCGGCGCGGATCGTTACGCACTACGAGTCGGAATTCGGCGCGGCGCCAAAAGTCGAGATGCCAATCGGGCAGGAACTCTCGTTCGTGAATCCCGAGTACACAACGGGGCGTTGGGTCGGCATCCGCGGGACGGTCGAGAGCAATCCGTACTACGACATCTGCCGGTCGCAACAGGACGTGCGCATCCACGGCGAATGGAAACGTTTGTTGAACGAGGTACGCGATTCGCATTGGATGATGGTCTACGGCGATCATCTCGAAGCGATCGGGTACGCGGCGCCGCGGATTGGAATTACGTGGGACAACGTCTCCGACGACATGCGTATTGCGTAATCACGGCCAATTCCTGATAAGTCTTCGCGAGAGCGCTACCATTCGCCGTTTATGCACAGGCCGAAGAGTTCGACCGTACCTGTGTTGCCCGGATAGCGGTCACGGACGTGGAGCTCCCACCACCCCCTGGGATCTTCGCCGTTGTACACAAACAGCCCAAGCGCATGAGGGTCATAGTCTTGGATTTGGTACTCCGGCACCGCCGGATACCAAGGCCCCGGCTCCTCATACTTGAACGATCCAAAGGGCCTACTGGCCTGGTCGTTGAAGATTAACTTCGGTTCTCCATCCACGACGTCATTGAACAAAGGGACTACTGTGCCGAGTGGCGATTCGATCCATACCTCCAAATCTGCGAAGTTGGGGTGATCGATCCATACCTCGACGTCGAGGTCCTGAATTTCAAAATAACGTGGCCCCTGAACAATGAGCTTGAGGACAGCACTCCCTTCGGAGTTGTCCGGAATAACCACGCTTCGTTGACCGTAGTACTTCCGGCAACCGGCGAGTGTGGACAACACGAGTACAACCAGGCCGATACGAATGACCTTGTTCCACATGGCGGGAACTCCCGTTCCCCACCCACCATCAGGACATGACCCGGCCACTACGGATGGCAAACGCCAGCTTTGCACCGCACCCTATCTTACTCCGGTAGCGAAAAACGCACAACGGGAATCCAGCGACGAAAGTTGTATCGGCCGTGTCACAATCGCGCGGGGACGCCCATGACGGTTACATCGCCGCCGGCATGCCGCCGGCTTGAAGCACGGTCTTCTGAACAAGGAGATCGCGATCCTTGTCGTACGCGAATGTACGTTCGCCGCGGATGCAGGCGGCGAGATCGGCGAAGTCGAGGACGTGACGTTCCAGATCGTCGAACGCGACCGTGTGAGATCCTTTTTCAAATCCACCCGCGCCGTCTCGGAGCGCGAGGCGAGCCGAGGGCGGTTCGATCGGGTTGAGTACGATAGACCCGTTCTCGCCAACAATCTTGAAGCGGCGGGTCGCGAATGCCTGCGGTTCCATCGCGGAGGACTCGACGGTCACGATTGTGTGAGGAAACTCGAGCACGGCGAGCGTGTTGTCCGCAAGCGCGTCGTTGTTCGAGCTGTCGTGACGGATGAACGGGGTGACCTTCGACGGCGGGCCGAGCAGCAAGACGGTCATGTCGATGAGATGGCAGCCCAGTTCGAACATCAGGCCGCCGGGGAATTGTGCAATTCGTTCGCGCTTCGTGGAATCGAGATCGGTGCAGATGCTTGCGCTAATCGAGTGGATTCTGCC
Encoded proteins:
- a CDS encoding OmpA family protein, coding for MEMKKAHEEHENDERWLITYADLITLLMVFFVVMYSMSRTDAEKFKALASGLSHVFGKPALSSVGTGGQPISGNSILPNKADGDARHGTRNKGSEGDVRTRRIKALKNDLDALMAKRGLSESVTTKVDPKGPKLVMELSDSLLFDPGSAELTPAAVELLKPVAEVLGARDYNIHVEGHTDNVPISGTYKNNFELSTARAVNVIMALTDAAGLPPDMFSASGYGEYRPVATNDTPEGRSKNRRVDFVIYDENALDAMLGSTISDEPEQDVAALDADPASDSVTGQTDVPATGGETGAAHSNTAAAGPHAEPSTGPAEPAASDHADTAHSRDGATHADAPTAAEGLPSAEPTHAPVLDAPASTHAGQVPEASHSLGSVLALPPVKSTAIH
- a CDS encoding prolipoprotein diacylglyceryl transferase codes for the protein MRPELFQLYGVPVYAYRTLLAMAFVVCTLLTVRASRRRPGGIELSPIIGIWAMLGSLVGAHAFYIVQYGNARDLWRAFFVWEGGLVFYGGLIGGLGAAGAYLAIVKVPFLNAADSAAPYLALGESITRIGCLLNGCCWGAACHLPWAITFPAHSPAFDAQVAAGQLASTAEHALPVHPTQLYMLFGLVAVAIVLVRALVRERPAGVVFFGYVLLYGVLRFLVELVRGDSARSVAGLTVSGAISAAFVALGIAACTYLMRRPRSLPE
- a CDS encoding Gfo/Idh/MocA family oxidoreductase, giving the protein MLNRRQFIRSAAATGAAFHMAYSSELKPNRLRCGILGLDHAHGLDVLKVLQESPDYELVGVCEPDDTVAARFASLPAAQGVTWLTKDELLRDKSVSMIAVESGVPRLLALAREAVDAGKHVHMDKPAGASLPEFDALLNAARERSLLFQMGYMFRYNPGFDFIRRAVKEGWLGRIHSISASICTDLDSTKRERIAQFPGGLMFELGCHLIDMTVLLLGPPSKVTPFIRHDSSNNDALADNTLAVLEFPHTIVTVESSAMEPQAFATRRFKIVGENGSIVLNPIEPPSARLALRDGAGGFEKGSHTVAFDDLERHVLDFADLAACIRGERTFAYDKDRDLLVQKTVLQAGGMPAAM
- a CDS encoding flagellar motor protein, whose product is MEPLTIIGLVLGISAILVGAVLEGTHLSALFAPSALMIIAGGTLGATSTGYTLHQMIDVVKKLGLLIRKPGIEPRAITDMFVQLATIARKEGILALENQKLKVDHPFLRRGLRLVIDGTNPELVKQIMMTEIYVEEEGIKTSADVFKTAGGFAPTMGIIGTVMGLIHVLGNLSNPDSLGPSIAMAFIATFYGVSFANLIFLPIAKKFGTIAKEEAMSRTMIVEGVLSLYGGDSPHIVKQKLMSFFTGHGKGDAKAA
- a CDS encoding enoyl-CoA hydratase/isomerase family protein, giving the protein MSSPYISTEIQENLFIVSLKRAEKRNALTFDMVIALGESVAEVDKFPGLRAVIVRGEGPIFSAGVDIASLVQMRVEAGEANAARWLRRGADRLQYALHQIESTELPVIGALHGQVIGLGLEVALAFDLRVCAPGCLFSIPEARMGLVADVGGTTRLSRTIGPSRAKDMLMTARAIGAEEALQWGLVNRVAEDGDAFAGAVALANEIAKNAPLAVGMAKRIVDQGDGLDKHSQMVIERWAQSQLITTDDVTEAAAAFFEKRVPEFKGK
- a CDS encoding sugar isomerase, whose product is MCCHCINRREFMGASASMAVGAAGLLHLAIAEPVHAPFSSLEWDPAKPFLSIGKSLRVQPVLMYRLPTHKEMSSWKSWGGVQTEDAARDEAQRIAKELDDLAKRAPFPMTIQPVVHVTTPEEASASASLAADATIIYPATGSGTMLTACVPERGAIVFVRHRSGPVYYWYEALSTRYLKMANDTEPSEKRLHVEDVVVDEMDELLWRLRALYAVANFKGTRIVALGGPMGKYAGDAPQVAREKFGFDIVEVSYDDLGKRIESAMKDPSVLQRAEEWTQAYLDLPGTSLETDRSFVTNAFVLYGLFKQIMAEHETHCFTIKDCMSTIMPMSKTTACLTLEILNDEGYGAFCESDFVVVPAGVLLRHLTNQPVFMHNSTFPHQAMVTCAHCTGPRRMNADRYEPARIVTHYESEFGAAPKVEMPIGQELSFVNPEYTTGRWVGIRGTVESNPYYDICRSQQDVRIHGEWKRLLNEVRDSHWMMVYGDHLEAIGYAAPRIGITWDNVSDDMRIA
- a CDS encoding archaeosortase/exosortase family protein; protein product: MSTEAGETPTKPPRGPMSRWAAVRFVVTFLVLTALLLTAGRYAINTSAMNWYLFQVARQASFVLGVVGTSSSVETPSAYDGRAEQMRAEMDAWRRGEDPTPGARGGAATPLSAYEAWSHRALRLGHDLRTERRYLALTDPLPAAAGAVTFERVAQVRASYDRLRASTTRGGGPMAMQVAPDSVKQSIASVGPLVDALARNAQSGGVVQDATVMEVESYVEQARTEQREFLSERVARITTQIQDRLGPQVSFVARSSETPPPRFTFSLVPDCGALPSMSIFLAALIAFPAPLRKRILGLIAGVPILYGINLARLVCLAVIGAYWSDDPGVFEFAHQYVWQSIYVLIVVGVWLLWVELIVRPGTSWRTNPTSAA
- a CDS encoding transglutaminase domain-containing protein, encoding MNRLAGIAVLMLIPRLLAAQPLDISKFVGDDWYGLYLNGQKSGYMVSSVKQEADGTIVVVEDAQFKMLMQNVPQDLRTFSKHTYAADGALLRFEQVVQDSKGKAVFEGVVEPSGLKLQSTVSGETKVDTLPAPKETLRDAMKQSMLANPGAKVGDKIAFTYFEPLMGAEDEGRCEIVAEETRVLEGAPTKVFKIETHLAFTGLNTISYVTENGALLEDIIAGLITMRLEPELVAKDVNYVNDVLVSNAAYVNEPIEDPRGRDSLRLSIKGPLTSAHLFNDERQFLAQKGDRFEFTARAISLAGFTSAQLPITEESTAEWLKPTRFVQSDDSRIVAKAKEIVGDEKDSMKAAEKLCAWVYGNVRTSFSARLTNALEVLDSLEGDCTEHSVLFVALARAAGLPAREVAGLIYMDGAKPGFYFHEWAKVWVGKWIDMDPTWNQPLADVTHIKLGEGDIFQQAQLIPIIGKIQVEVVEDGNAG
- a CDS encoding DUF1318 domain-containing protein — translated: MVRNGFISVLVVVGIVAGCATGPMAALPKHAPVDRAELDRNVDAVLAYVSGSSGAAPDGLLAPAPRDKSDKVDEHDPMTAAECMREHCAEVAALKSQGVLGEDNRGYLELRNTDLFATPADKNAVQKAMAVENDCRKTLYRGIARAGEEKGLTLTRVERAFAARRLAKATSGAVVQAPSNDDEYALFQESALGKQLGAAVKPGEWITLP